DNA from Clarias gariepinus isolate MV-2021 ecotype Netherlands chromosome 11, CGAR_prim_01v2, whole genome shotgun sequence:
AAGCCACTCTGGGTATAATTAGAGAGTGCCACTAAGAGGGTCACCAATGTAGCACACGTAAAATTATAGCACTTTTCTATGACAGTTCATTAATCAGCTTCTAAAACTGGATGGCTTCTTTCTTTACTTAGTTACACACTTCTATGTTTCAGCCCAAAGCAATCATGCACTTTTTCCATCATCTAGACACTACTGCCTGGCTCTTTATAGTGTTTGTAGTAAAGAAACAACTTATATTTGGTGTTGGCATTTTATGCTGAATTGCAAATATGACATGACAGATACAATCTGTGGCACAACTGAACAAGCACTTGCAGTAGCTAAACTATGAAGATCTTAGCAATGCAGCCAAGTGTACAAATGTTTACTGTAGCACTACACCAACAGTTAGTAGGCAAATAGGAAATAGCATTCTTGCAACTGTTTATCCTTTTCCTTAGACTAACCAGATGTTAATCAAAGATTAAACAGCATTTTAATGGCTGCACATTCcaatttggtgtgtgtgtgtaaagcagatgTCCCCTTTCAGCATGGAATAATCATGCACACAATTACCTTTGGACCAGACTGTTTTGCATCCAACTGAACACAACTATAGTTTCAGTTCAGGGCCAGCTAAAAAGCTATTCACTAGGAACACACCTGTCTCACATGCCACAAACAGCATCGTATCAAATGATGGTGCTCTTCCGCACACAAGCCATTTAATCTGCATGCAATAACTGGACCCAACATTTGTAGCATCTAAACTATGAAGATCAACGCAATGGAACAATACTCCAATAGTCTTCCTGTATATATAGCTATACAGTCTTTACTGTGAAGGTATAGCCTAAAGTAAATCCGGAAAGTTGTTTTCAAAACTGCTCTGAATACCAAATCTACAGACCACAAACTTTTTGTGAAACCTGAAGTAAGAAGTTAAAattcttttcacttttacatctgaatttaattaaagtgaCCCCCAGACCAACATTGTTAGGACAAAAGTCAGATACAAATTGCATGTGGGCAGAAAACCAAACTTTTAAGCATTAGGTCATGAACTCTAAATGGCCAAAAGTATGCAGACTATGCAGAATGTGTTCATTCAAAAATCATAGCACGGCTTTGGTCTCCTCATGCTATTAAACTTTCCTCCAAGTTGTGTCTGCGTGTAGACTTGCGCCTATTTATCCTAAGTGCATTAGCAAGGTTTGCATTTTTCAGTCAGTGATTCAGTTCACCAAATCTTCAGTGTCATTGAGATCAGGTCTCCATGCAGGACATTGAAGTTCTTCCACCCCAGCATTAGCAAACTATGTCTTCAAGGAGCTCACGCTTTCCACAAAGCCATGGAAATCCAGGTCCTCGTACTTTCAGTGAAGAATCTCAATGCTAcagtcaaatgttttattgcgacAAAGAGTGTCATCACTGTCTTGTGGTTCAAGGTCTTAAggaaatgtcaatcggttttacaatttcccagtttgacttaaacggcCCCTGTACAACAACCTGGCCCTATACAAGCAAGTTCTTCCatctttgtggcaacagttcgTGGAAGACTCAAATAAGGGTGTAATGGTCTGGTGTTCTCATACTTTAGACAATAGTGTGTGTTACCTTTTGAAACACGGTCATAACAACAGCATGTTTAAATGCTTGATTGGTTTACACAACACCCAACTTGCCTGAAATTcagctgttctttttttctaaaatctgAAGAATTTCTtagcactatatatatatatacatacacacacacacacacacatatacgtaCACAATAAATCAAAAGCGTTCAATTGAAGTCTTGCACAGAATGACtcagcaaaagaaaaatattttccacAGAAGTGACAAGCTACAAAACTGAAACTAGAATATCTACAAAATATTTATGTACAACATGGTGTCCAAAGCCTCCACAGATCAACAGTTTCCAGAAGTTTCTCCGCTGGCATTGCCCTTGCTATCACCAGACTCACTTGATTTTTACCTGTGGGGTCACCTGAAGGCCATGGTGTACCATACCAGAAACAGATACAACACAGATTATTTAAGGAAATGCACCAGAGTTGCAGTTGTATGCAGAATACCAGGATTGTTACCATGACCTCACCATAAGTAGGAGAGACAACTCGTGtatttttacaaagaaatgGCAATCATGTAGTGTATGGGtgtgcataattattttttttttttaaccattttggaAATCAGGAGAAGGTTAGAGGGACGTTAAACATAACCTAGTGTGAGTAAAACTGACATAAGAGAATTAGACATCTTTGATCATCTCAGATCCATTTTTAACGATTTAACTCCAGCTCTAAAAGGCAGCCGCTGTGTTTATTCCTCTACTGCAGATCCAGTGTCGGGGTGCTGCGGATGATTTGGTTCAATGCAGAGggaaggaggaggaagaaggggaggaggaggaggaagggggcAGAGCTGAGAGAGAGCTAATTCAATTTACACTAGTTTATGTTGTGCAGAATATAAAAACGAATACGTTTGAAAAATcttagtttatttctttttcttttactttagcAGGAAGAAGTGATATGTCCCAGGAATGACTGTAGATGGTTTTATGAATTACACCAGGGCGGAAGCTTAGCCAAAAATCAGACCGGTGGAAAATTCTAGAAAGCTAGAATGCTAATAGAGTTAACCTCGTGCTGTAGTCGGGCTGAACTAAACTGAACTAAGTTATTTTTGTGCCACCTGTTATTAACCCGCCCTCACTCAATCTCTCCTAAAGGCAAAGAGCAAACAGCTTGTAAAATTAGCTGGCTAACCTAAACCTAAGCTAGCAGCATTAAGCGAATAATCCTATTGCATGCATGCCGCTACAAATGTTATATAAGTGCCCAGACTTCTAGCATTATTTGATTGGTTAGTTAGTTAACTAATAGCTTGCTTAATAACATGTCGTTCCCATTGGAAGCCCACAGCAGCCATATTCATATTCGGTGTGCGTAGCTCTAACCAGCTCACCCCAGGAACGCAGTGCAACACTAATAACACTCAATACACACTTACTCATAATGCAACTGTGATGCTGCTTTCTGCGTTGGTGGTTTTCTCTTCCAAACCTGAATTATCTCAAGACCTTCATTTGCAATTTGCAGAGAAGCAATTTATTACCGTTAGCTCTTACTTACCATTCTGTTTCAGAAATGATCTGCAGGAAAAATCAGTTCTcacgaaaaaaaataaatcacgaGTCTTTCTCTATCCGGGACAAGTATTATATTAGGTAAACCTTAACGTGTTGAAATCTTGGACCGGAAACCGACGTGAAGCCTCAGCACTCCGCCGACAAACCGCAAAccggggggaggaggaggagggagaggaGTAGGTGATCCGCCCTCTTTCATAGCGTATCTCTCCACTAGATGACGTCATACATTCTGACGTCATTCAACTTTGAaggccataataataataataataagaagaagaataacaTTTACACAAAGCCACTGAAGGAAAATGATGAACAGACTTTTAAAGTCATGCCAAATCATTTATTCATACATTCATTGTCTACACTGTTTATGCTGTACAACAGgagtactcactcactcactcactcacttattcactcatcgtctataccgctttatcctgtattcatggtCACAGGAGGCCTATATACAATATATGGACAAAAATATTAGACCTAACCTGTTAATTATTCTCTATAGTGAAGGTGATCTTACTGCTTGTGCATAATgggacatcttggacaatgctaagCTTCCAACTATGTGACAACACTTCGGGGAAGGCCCTTTATTATTACAACATGACTGTGCCATGTGACAATCTTTTTCTTCCAAACACACTATACGCCATTCCTAcctctaagaaaaaaaacactgtattactggtatattaattattcttttttttttttaatcaaaaaagcATTTGGGTCCGGATAGTGCTGTCACTCTGACTGTCTAAATCCTGCTGTACAGGGTCATAGggagactggagcctatcccaggagcttTGGGCCTGCAATTTGTGCACTcctgggcacacacactacaggaagtttgggaatgccaaatCACCTAATCTAGGGAAAACCAGAATacagtacctggagaaaaccaacAAGCATAAGGAAAAAGTGAAACTCCACGcatacagacccaaggtgggaggtcacagtgctaaccactacatcaacGTGCTGCAATGATGCAAAATCAATTTTTgtaattacatactgtagcactgtttattaaaaaaaaaaagaagaatgtcTTAAGCCATAATGAATAATATTAAAGTATAACTTTAGTATTGTCATTTACACCCCTTTAATTTCACCAaactttttattatatcttctcaaaggacaatactataaaaattaaacttgGGTGtattttagagtagtcaatgtgcagctttgtatatatcagtatatatcaactttcttttgaaaataactcaacatacagtaattattgTCAAAATAGTTGCCAATGAAAGTGAGTAAACCCTGTGATAACAGCTGTACAGCATGTCCTATTCAacatgttcatgtgtttttcCGTGGCCAAgtatgtctccagacctgaaccctattgatCACCTGTGAGACATCCTTAAGTATAGATGGCGAAGCACCATGTGCCTAATGTCCAGCAGCTCCAtgatatcattatggaggaatggaagaggatcccagcaacaacatgtgcagctctggtgaattcCATGCCCAGGAAGATTATGGCCGTGCTAGATAACAGTGGGCCTTACACAAAACGTtgacactttggacacagttttgacatattcatttaattacatttttcttgCCAGTTATTTAGGTCAATAAAATCTGCATGTTGAGTTACTGTtggaggacagtaaatctatacTGCTATACAAGCAGCACATACTCTAAAGTATGTCTAATTTGCATTTCTATGGTTTTGTTCCttgagaatatacagtataataaagtaCTTGCTGAAATGTGAGATATCatataaaagccaaaaactATACTGACACCACATTCCATTTACTAAATAATTTACCATCATTATCAGTGTACTTAAAGCACTATAAACCAATTATCAGCTTTGGAGTTCTGCTTAAATACATCTTATATGGgtaaatcattttaaagaaaaaactataGAATACAATGCTAGAAAATGAGAAAGCCCTAAAGATCAAAGtgtttgaatattttttattacattaataagAGAAACAATTCCCTCTACTGCCCACAGTAGAAATGGAATGATGTGGAAATACAAAACAGACAGCTGAGCCAATTTATTGGTCCAATATATGCAGTCTACAATAGACTAAAAATTTGATTATATAAAGAGTCCTTTTAAGTCCCACCCTGATGATTTTACCACGTGTTTTATGAAACAGTGTTTGCTTTCACAGAGGAGCTGTACATGACTGGCCTATAATGCTTGTCTCTTACATATAGTCATTTATTATGGATATACCACCTATAGGTAGACTATTGTCTTGACAAAGTGAACAGTCACTGGTTACATGAAGTGAATTTTCTGTCAAGTTATGCCTTGACACTTCCTCACAGATAACATTTACTTCTGTGACATGCATCTCACTTTGGCACACAGTCTGTATTGCAGAACCAGCACATTTGCATTCATCTTTGCTGAGCTTCACCACATGGCAGCTCCAGTGTTGGCTAAAACAGCTGGAAGTATTTGAAAGCTGTTGGGAATAAGATTCTTCAACATTAAGACACATGGTCTCTGAACggcaatttaaaaacaacaccTTGTCCAAGATCCAGTTCAGCATTCCTTTCATCATGATAGCAATGAGGTTAGAGAGAGAATAGGTACAGCAGACACCAAAAAAGATTGCTAAGATGTTGGCAATCTGGTAGTACCAGCTTGCTTTAAAATATTCTCGCTGTCCGCTCACCATGTCCCCAAAGCCCATAGTTGTGAAGGTCACAAAGCAGAAATATATCGACTCCCAGTAATTCCAACCTTCCACAGCAGAGTAAACTCCTGATGCAGCACATCCTAGAAGCAAACAAACCACCACCAAAATTAGTGTTGCATGATAAACAGAAGGCTTCCAACCTTCCTGACCACTTGCTGTTCCACCTGGTTGTGTGGTGAGATGAGACGTAGCAACACTTTGCTTGCTGTTCCGAAATTTTTGCTCATGGCATTTACTTAGTGTGTATGCTATAAGGGTGATGATACGTTCCAGGAAAAGGTTGAAAAAAAGGATGGCTGCTGCACATCCAATCAGCCCAAAGAAAATGAGGAAGATCCTTCCAAAGGTGGTGGTCGGTGCTGCTAGTCCATAtcctataataataacaataataatacgaTTTTAACATTACCCCTttcaccactgtgccacttcataacacacacacacacacacacacacacacacacacacacacacacacacacacacacacaaatcaaagggtttccataattcttttgatGTATCCTGCAAATTGACCTGTGAACGCCATATAACGTTTCTAAATATGTAGTAGACCCTACAGTAAATCTATCAAGagtaactgaatattttttatacataggATCTAATACCTCTAAGGTTCACAGCTTTAGAACGAAGACAGATAAAGGTGGTATTGATTGAAGGAAATTAAGATGAAGCAGTGTAAATATGGGGAACTGCTTTCTCAGCTTATCATGTCTACTTGATTTTGGCAACATTATATAGTAGATAAGTAAAAAAggctgattaaataaaatagccACTTTTAAAGCTATTCTGATGCATCATAATGGCAATTTTAGTTTGAATATGCTCTATATATcatctataaatataaaacatatacataatttatttacacaacaattatttgtaaaaattacTTAATATACTTACCGATAGTGGATATAACAGTTGCCACAAAGCACAAGGCTCCAGGAAAGTCCCAAAATGTTGTCTGACCATGCACCCAAACCCCTGCACTATTAGCCTCCTCATAGTCT
Protein-coding regions in this window:
- the si:ch211-261a10.5 gene encoding potassium channel subfamily K member 12 isoform X2, whose product is MIVPISPFNRDCSHSCCRWPWVNIDIARIMLLGLFLVLYLFFGAAVFSALERPSELEAHERWNKKLADFEQEHSVSLEDLHVLLKDYEEANSAGVWVHGQTTFWDFPGALCFVATVISTIGCAASGVYSAVEGWNYWESIYFCFVTFTTMGFGDMVSGQREYFKASWYYQIANILAIFFGVCCTYSLSNLIAIMMKGMLNWILDKVLFLNCRSETMCLNVEESYSQQLSNTSSCFSQHWSCHVVKLSKDECKCAGSAIQTVCQSEMHVTEVNVICEEVSRHNLTENSLHVTSDCSLCQDNSLPIGGISIINDYM
- the si:ch211-261a10.5 gene encoding potassium channel subfamily K member 13 isoform X1 produces the protein MIVPISPFNRDCSHSCCRWPWVNIDIARIMLLGLFLVLYLFFGAAVFSALERPSELEAHERWNKKLADFEQEHSVSLEDLHVLLKDYEEANSAGVWVHGQTTFWDFPGALCFVATVISTIGYGLAAPTTTFGRIFLIFFGLIGCAAAILFFNLFLERIITLIAYTLSKCHEQKFRNSKQSVATSHLTTQPGGTASGQEGWKPSVYHATLILVVVCLLLGCAASGVYSAVEGWNYWESIYFCFVTFTTMGFGDMVSGQREYFKASWYYQIANILAIFFGVCCTYSLSNLIAIMMKGMLNWILDKVLFLNCRSETMCLNVEESYSQQLSNTSSCFSQHWSCHVVKLSKDECKCAGSAIQTVCQSEMHVTEVNVICEEVSRHNLTENSLHVTSDCSLCQDNSLPIGGISIINDYM